The Klebsiella africana sequence AGCTGGCCCGCGGCGGGTTCAATCTGCTGATCAACGACCGCCCCGATGCGGAAAGTGTGCAAAAACTCAAGGCGACCCAGCAGGAATGCATTGCCGAAGGCGTAGAAGTGATCTGTTTCCCTGCCGATATCGGCGACCTATCCCTGCATGAAGAGATGCTGGATGCAGCGCAAAATCAGTGGGGACGTCTGGATTGCCTGCTCAATAACGCCGGGATCTCGGTGAAAAAGCGCGGTGATATTCTGGATCTGCAGCCGGACAGTTTTGATGAAAATATTACCATCAACACCCGTGCGCCCTTCTTCCTCGCGCAGTCGTTCAGCAAACGCCTGCTGGCGCAGCCTAAACCGGAACACGAATTACCGCATCGCTCGATTATTTTTGTCAGCTCCATCAACGCCATCATGCTGGCGATGAACCGCGGGGAATACACCATTGCCAAAACCGCGGTGT is a genomic window containing:
- a CDS encoding 3-ketoacyl-ACP reductase, whose translation is MKSNNPVAVITGAARGIGKGCALELARGGFNLLINDRPDAESVQKLKATQQECIAEGVEVICFPADIGDLSLHEEMLDAAQNQWGRLDCLLNNAGISVKKRGDILDLQPDSFDENITINTRAPFFLAQSFSKRLLAQPKPEHELPHRSIIFVSSINAIMLAMNRGEYTIAKTAVSAAARLFAARLCEEQIGVYEIRPGLIKTEMTIPATAYYDELIAKGLVPWGRWGFPADIASTVRAMAEGKLIYTCGQAVAIDGGLSMPRF